The region GTTTCAGACAGATGATTTGTATCGATGCGCTCGCGTCTTGTGGGGGGGACGGGGACGAGATTTGGGGGGGTGAGTTTATCTTTAGTCTTTATTGTGTTCTTTTTCCGGAGTGATGGGTTTGTTGGAGGtgatggaggaggagaagatATTATGATGCTAATGCTGATGAAATATAGGTGCTACGATATGTGTACGCCGTCGCATTCGCCCACAGCGCCTGCGTGTACGGTTACGGAGTCTTCGGTCGGGCCTGTGTCGACAGTTGGTGGAGGCAGGGAACCAGAGAGGAAGCAACTGGATGAGTGTGTTGAGAAGCCATTTTTGTGTGCGCCAGTGGGGTGGTGATAGAGTTTATGGTTGAGGTGAAGGTGGTGGAACGGTTGTAAGTGGTGTAGAAGGGCCGGCATATACTCAGAATGTTTAGGGCAGCTCTGGATATTTTACGAGTTCATCTGTTGATCTGGAAAATATATTGCTTCTTTTCGTACCCTGCGCTTACATCTATGCTACAACCCCAACTGCTTGAGGCCTCTCATACCAGCTCTCATGCGAGTAATCCTTCTTCGGTCCTTCGACCTGGTACCTTATCATGAACTTATCAATCTTGGCTCCCCGGAACTTGAACTCGCAGGTATTGCGGTAGGTATCCGGGTCGCACCAATGATGTCCTTTAGCCATCCATCCACTCGTCTTGTCTTCGGGGGTGAAGAAGTTCCACGTATTGAACAGCGTACTGACACTTTCGTTGTCTTCATCCACGAACCATGCTGTGATCTTATCGGTGGCCTCGTTGTAACGATACGCGTATCTTCGAGTTGCGGGGAAAGAGAGACCAGTGTCCATTGTAAATGTGCCCTCTTCAACGTATAGGTATTCTGCGGTGTAGTATGCGGGAGAGGTGGGCTCGCGTGGATGGAAGTGTGCTGTTCCGTTGAAAGTGCCCCCGGGGGTGTTGGTGCGTGATTCTATCTTGCGAGTCAAATTCCAGATGCCTTGCATGCCTGTGAAGACAGCTGCTGCGACGAAGAGGGCTTCCTCGTTAGACGCCTTGATGACATCGGTAACCTCTTTGACGACTTCTTTAGCCTCCGGGGAAGCATCGTCGCCTTGGTATCGAGAGGGAAAGGCTGGGCCTGTTTGGCCGTTGAACGCAGAATCGGCGCGTGTGACTTTCGTTTCCCGCGCAAACTCCTCCATGAGGCCAACGTAGTCTGCCATCCAGAATTGCGGAATCTGAAGAGGGTTCTCTTTCATGGCGACTCGCATGTCTTTCGTCGAATTGGTTCTATAGATTTCGCGGTCAGGTAGGCCTATTGCCTTTGTAGATTCGAGTTTGGCCCAGGTTTGCGCAAGGAACTGAGCCTGGAGCTCCATGACGCCCCAGTACGGTCCTTCGTAGAAACCGACAAAGCCGATTGTAGGAACCCGGGATGCGAGTATCGATCCACGCGAGAGAAGATAGGGTATACGTGCATTCGGCGcagcgtcgtcgtcgtcgagcAGGTCTCTGACACGTGAGTCGAGCCAGTTAAGGTCGGCTTTGTAGCCTGTTGCTTCGATAATACCAACCACATCGCTGATTATGCTTTTTTCCTGTGTTTTGTTAGTAGATCCCTATGAACAACGTAAGAGTAGGTCCGTACTGATGGCTCGTTGTCCGTTGCATGATACCACGGCTCGTATTGTTGGAGGTTGATGTCGAGAAGCTCGCCATTCGCTTGCTGTTTGACATTCTCTACCCATCCTCGTACCGGAACAATGATTCCGCTGCGCACAAACTCCATGTACGTGTCGGTTATACCAGTATACCCAGGGTGTTGCGTCTGCTCCTCTTTGTAGACCAGCTCCGGTCGACCCACATCGCTTTGGTCGCCTCCCAAACTTGCTCGTAGGAAGTCGTGCCCTTTTTGCGCCTTCTCAGGTGGTATGGTAGTGATTGCTGCCGAGATCTCGCCAGCCCCGCGCCGTGAGAGATTGTACAGGATAAGGTCGATGGGAAGAAACTTTGGCGCTGGATTGAACCCCTCGCCGGATGCTTGAGGATCCTGGGGAAGATAGCGATGGAGACAATAGAAAGGCCTGTTGACTATGTGGTAGATCTGGCTGCGACTGTGGACAGGTTTGACCTTGCTGGGGGAGTGTTTGGCGTTGGAGATTTGAAAGGCAGCTTGCGCTGCAGCTTCTGAGCCGCTAATGCCACCCCCAATGACGACGACGTTGCCAGCGGAAGTAGCCAATTCGGAAAGGCCCCGAAACTTCGAGGAGTGCTGGATATGAGGATGGTCTCTAGATGCTGTGGGGTCGAAAGAACGAGCGGGTCTGTTGAAGAAGCCACTGGCGACGATCAGACGGTCGAATGTGTCCGAGTGGACCTGGCCGGAACCGTCTTCGCTCACAATCTTCCAGGTATTGTCTTCTTGGAGCGACGCATTGACAACGTGCCTTTGGAGCAGCACATTCTCGGCAATGCCAGACATCTTTGCGTACGCCTCGAGGTAACGCCCCACTTGCCATGCCTTGGGAAACATAGGTGGATTGATCGGTGCATTTGGAGCAGATTCAGGGATTTCTCTATCTATTGATCTCCAGGAAAAGTCAGAGAAGGCCACTGTGAAACGTGATAGATTTGTCCGCATTTCCGGACAGCATTTGTCGCCTGGTCCTCCATGCTTGTCCCTCCAAATCCCACCTACACGATCTGCTTTCTCATAGACAGAAACGAGATAATTATTCTGTTTGAAGATCTTGGCAGCAGCTAGCCCTGCAGGGCCTGCACCAACGATCAATACAGACTTCTGAGTAGTGGAGGCCATGATCGAATAAGCCGAGAGTTTTCCTCCGGACATGCCCCACAGCAAGAAGGCTGACTTGCACGGCAATCCACGACAGAAAATCAGATCAAGAACAAGGCTTGAAAGAGAATGCGGTTGGGGGATGACTATTGAGTGGTGTTTAGGGGAGTAAGACAGTCTTGAGGTCTGCGATGCATGCGCTAAAATGCCCCTCGTGGAGCCAGCCAATAAGCATCAAGCGCAACGAAAGACACGACTCCAGCTACATGTTCGAGATAATAAAGCAAGAAGTTTATTCAGTAAGCACTCCAGAGTTGATGAGGGTGCCTTTCATAGTCTGGAATTGCGTCTTTCCGTACTAGACAGAAGTTAGTGGGTGAATTGGAGGACTTTGGGGTGGAGAAAGAGCCACACCGAGATCAGATATCGAATATGGCCCTGCAAAGCGATTAGTTCAGATAATCGGTGCTTCAGAGACAGCTACATACCAAATCAGTTACTTCACGATGTTGCTCGAATTCCAATCTTGCGAATTGTCGCATGTCTTTTCTCGCCGCCTCATCCGGAATGTTGGAGGTACTCCGAACGATCTCTCGCCACAACGCCAACACGCGCTGCCGCTGAATAAACTGCACGGAAATGAGCACTCGATATTGCCTAATCTGTCGAGGTTACGTACATGATCAAGGCCAACAGGACTCTTTCCTCGTGCTCTCAGCCGGGAAGGAGGCTTGGACGCTACCGTGGCATATCGTCGCAGCATTCCCTCGGACAGTATTTATCAGTATTTCTGGAATCTAGAGATGCAAGAACGTGATGAGACAATGTCGATGGAATGGATGAGACTCTTCAGATGCACGCTGACGTAGAAAAATGAGCTAAGCTAAGTTGGTTGTAGCCTCTCCAGGACTGTTTGAACGGTACCGGTGGCTGAACCTGTCGTCAGAACAGAGCACCAAGCACTTTCCTTGATACCCGATGTCTTGTTAGAGGGAGCTGTGAGTATAAGGAGCCAATGACGATAATGGCAGTGGCGTTGGAGGAAAAGCCATGAGTTGAGGTTTTGTCGGCATCCCCGGGCAAGAGAGGCCTGGTCTGCCCCGCGACGCGTCCCCCTACACAACGCGATTCAGGACCACCACAACGTGCATCATTGTCTATCTCAGTCACATCGATAGTCGCCATCGCTCACTTGTATACCATCAGAATGCTATTTTCCGACATACAGGCGTCCAAGGTGCAGAAGGTGCTGCAAGAAGATGCGTCCGGCCTGGTCGCGTACGAGTCGTCCCTACAATTCGACCTTAAGTTGGTAGGGCTCGACGATAGCGAGCTTGAAGCGTGCCTTACCCTTGTCGAATATACATCGAAAAACCACTACCAGGCTTCATCTATGGGTTGGAGTTCGGTTAAGAAAATCGAGGAGATGGAAAAACCAGACATGATATTTCTGCTAGTTCGAGAGAAGACGGTGAGCACAGCCACGCAATCCAGTTGAGAATATGCTGACGCAAACCAGCCAGCGGCAGAATATTCCCTTCGTAATGATAACAACCCCGTACTTGGCTACATTTCCTTCATGTTCGACTTCGACGATCCCCCGAACGACGACCGAGAGGTTCTCTATATCTACGAAATCCATCTCGATGATCATTTACGCGGCCAGGGCCTTGGCTCCCGCCTCATTAGCTTTGTCGAAAATGTTGCCAGGGAGTGCCAGATCGAGAAGACGATGCTCACCGTGTTCACAACAAACAAGGGCGCGAAGAGGTTATACGAGGCATTGGGTTACACCAAGGATACCTGCAGTCCAGAGGATAAGGTTATTAGGACAAAGACTATCCCGGCAGACTATGTCATCATGAGCAAGATGGTAGGGTGATGATCTTGATTGATTACGAGGTCGGCATATTCGAGGCGTTTACAGTAAGATACTCACGAGAAGCTGGAGTTGGTCGCATGACAAAATGGCGGCAATGTGATCAATTTCGAGGGGCAGAGTCTATAGAACTCTGAGAGAGTGAGTAGCAAAATCCAGAAGATGGGTATTTCTCCAGTCCTTAAGCCCTGAGCGACTGCCAATGAGCAATGCTGTCACCAGTGCCATTACCGACTTCCAGTCGTTCCTGTTTTTGATGATATCTACGGCCAGCGCGACAATCTGTTACAAGAACCAACTATTCAAGAGCTTTTCATATGCACAGGACATGTTTTAGAAGGGAAGGAAATGGTTCAGTGCCTTGAGTCACGTTGTATGGCTTGATGTATGTGTAAGCCTTGACCCCATGGTCTCATCCCAATCGTTCACTGCTCCTGATGTCCAGCTACTCAGGTCTATCCTACCCAGCCGCTCACTCATGCTGCCGAGCGGTAGCCTCAGCCTGGCCTGAATAATACCAAGTTGATAGTGGTGATGCGTCCTCCAACTCAAACACGGAGGCGTCGAACTCACAACTCTCCGGTGCGCAACTTTGGATAAGCCAGAGCAGGATGTGACCGTCCAGGCCAAAAGACATTCCGCGATGACGTAGATCCCACCCGAACAGAGCCTTGTAGGGACCTCGGTCGTTGTGTCTGATCTGATCTTCTCCGATTTGTACCATGGCCCATTGTATGGTGACTTTGTAGGTTTTATGGCCGTTGTTGGATGTGGGTGTCTGTTCGAACACCTTCGGGACTTTTCGCAGCTTGCGGACAGTAGCGGCGACTGCCTGGTCGGCGGCGTTGTTCTCGAGGTCGATTTGACGCTGCGGAGACTTTTCGACGTCTCTAGGGGTTCTGGGAGAGGCAGGCAAAGAGCCTCCATGGTCGCTAGCTACAAGATCGACGCCATTTAATGGTGGCGGATCGTCTCGTACATGTTGTAGCCATGTGGTAATATACCCGAGTTGTTCTGGGCTCGTATTGACGGTGTTGTTGAAGACGGCGTCTAAAGGGGAAAGCTTAGTAGGGGTAGTTGTTGAAGAGGAGAAAGTAGATGTATTGTTTCTAGGTAGCTATTGAGCTTGGGCCTCGTTTTCCTTGATACTGCTAGAAAAGTGGAGTCACAAAGCGAGAGGGAAGGCAGATTCTTCTTCTGCTAGGTGCAGCTTTCGGGCTTGCTTGAGATTCTTGGCATATGATAGAGCAGTTCAGAAAATGATTAAAGAAGTGGAGGAGCTCATTCAAAGGAGGGGGATGCATCTTTTGTATCTAAGTGACAAATTCAGAGAGGTGGCCGCATATTTGAATAAGAAGTGGTGCACATGATCAAGGCCAGGGTGTAAAAGTGGTATTCATTCATCTACTCAAACTGCCTCCTTTTCCACTCgcctccctcccctccccGGATCTTCCTGCCTCTATCCCCGCCGACCTCTAAGTCCAGAAAGGACCCGGTTCAGCGCCTCCAGATGAGCCTTCTCCAACTGCACGAACTGCTGCGCAAGCTCCTTGAGAGTCTCCTCCTTAGGCTGGCCCTTGGTTTTGACCCTGGCCTGGCCCTCAGGCTCCGCTATGAGTCTCTCGATCCTCCATTCGAGTACGTCAATCTCCTCCCGAATCTTGCGCTCCTCCTGGACGGCATCCTTCTGGTCGAGTTTAGGGTTGTCTCCGAAGAGACGCGTGTTGGGGTGTGGTTTAGGGTGGTGAGGAGCCATTACGGAGGATGGTTATGTCTTGGTGGATTTTGGGGTAGTGGTAGATGCAATTGGGTTCTTAATTGCTTGTAAATTTGTAAAAAAAATAAAAATGAATGTGGGTGTATTGGCAAGAGATTGGTGTTCTGGTGATGGTTAGAAGGTGGTGAAAGGCTCTATATAGTCTGAGATTGTCCTTCACCATGAGTGAGCTGAAAAATCTCTGCAACGGTGAGTGCGCAATAGAGCTAGTGAACCAGGTGCAATACAAACTGCTATACTCAAAGCTATATGAATAAGGCTCCCACCATGTGCTCGCCGCTATATAGCCCACAAAGTCTCACTTGAGCACCACAAGCCCTCTTCTTAGGTACCTAGGGTACACTGAAGTGCTCCATGCTAAAGCAAGCCCACTAGTCCCTTCCTCAAAGTACTGGACAAGCCAGATACTAAGATGAAAAGATAGTTATGTGTG is a window of Pyrenophora tritici-repentis strain M4 chromosome 2, whole genome shotgun sequence DNA encoding:
- a CDS encoding GNAT family acetyltransferase Nat4; translation: MLFSDIQASKVQKVLQEDASGLVAYESSLQFDLKLVGLDDSELEACLTLVEYTSKNHYQASSMGWSSVKKIEEMEKPDMIFLLVREKTPAAEYSLRNDNNPVLGYISFMFDFDDPPNDDREVLYIYEIHLDDHLRGQGLGSRLISFVENVARECQIEKTMLTVFTTNKGAKRLYEALGYTKDTCSPEDKVIRTKTIPADYVIMSKMVG
- a CDS encoding Pyr-redox-3 multi-domain protein; its protein translation is MASTTQKSVLIVGAGPAGLAAAKIFKQNNYLVSVYEKADRVGGIWRDKHGGPGDKCCPEMRTNLSRFTVAFSDFSWRSIDREIPESAPNAPINPPMFPKAWQVGRYLEAYAKMSGIAENVLLQRHVVNASLQEDNTWKIVSEDGSGQVHSDTFDRLIVASGFFNRPARSFDPTASRDHPHIQHSSKFRGLSELATSAGNVVVIGGGISGSEAAAQAAFQISNAKHSPSKVKPVHSRSQIYHIVNRPFYCLHRYLPQDPQASGEGFNPAPKFLPIDLILYNLSRRGAGEISAAITTIPPEKAQKGHDFLRASLGGDQSDVGRPELVYKEEQTQHPGYTGITDTYMEFVRSGIIVPVRGWVENVKQQANGELLDINLQQYEPWYHATDNEPSEKSIISDVVGIIEATGYKADLNWLDSRVRDLLDDDDAAPNARIPYLLSRGSILASRVPTIGFVGFYEGPYWGVMELQAQFLAQTWAKLESTKAIGLPDREIYRTNSTKDMRVAMKENPLQIPQFWMADYVGLMEEFARETKVTRADSAFNGQTGPAFPSRYQGDDASPEAKEVVKEVTDVIKASNEEALFVAAAVFTGMQGIWNLTRKIESRTNTPGGTFNGTAHFHPREPTSPAYYTAEYLYVEEGTFTMDTGLSFPATRRYAYRYNEATDKITAWFVDEDNESVSTLFNTWNFFTPEDKTSGWMAKGHHWCDPDTYRNTCEFKFRGAKIDKFMIRYQVEGPKKDYSHESWYERPQAVGVVA